The genomic DNA CCATCGACCCGAGGAGTTCGGCCACGTCGTCGAGGTCGTTCGTAGAGACGACCTCCACGGGCGTGTGCATGTAGCGGTTCGGGATGCCGATGTTGAGCGAGGGAATGCCGGAGCGACTCGTGTAGAAGGCGTCCGCGTCGGTGCCCGTGCGG from Salifodinibacter halophilus includes the following:
- a CDS encoding M42 family peptidase, which produces RTGTDADAFYTSRSGIPSLNIGIPNRYMHTPVEVVSTNDLDDVAELLGSMAALAGDVDSFGVEL